The Ignisphaera sp. genome segment TGGAAATACCCAGCGATTTACGTGGTTGACCATGGAAATGCGAAAGTGGTTGTCGCTACCATAACCAGAAACTCTCTGGCATACCTACACCAGTTCCCAGAGATAGCTAGGCAGGCACTAAGAGACGCTCTATACAGTTTCATTGGCGTTAAGATAGAGTCTAGAGCTCGTGACCCCAATTCCAATGAGACTTCGGATATAGCTGTAGTTGTGTACAGGTCTAGGAGCATCGCCTTAGTGAACAACAATCTGTATAACAACTACCTTGGTCTTGTAGTCAACAAGAAGATGCTTGGCATATCCAATTTTGCTGGCTTTGAACTGGGTGCGGCGAAGGCGGTTGATGCTGAGGATGTTGGTGAGGAAATTAGGATTGGTATAAAGATTGCTAGACACTCTTTTGATCTAATAAAATTTGAATAGTAAAGATTTTTCCATTTCTGTTATGCCAGCGTCCCTCCAGAATTTTCCAACCACTGTTTCTAGCCCTTGAGGCTTCTCTCGCTTAGCCACAGCTCTATATACATTTTTGCAGGTGTTATATAGTCAGAAGCTGTTTCCCTGCCATTCAAAACCTTTATAACAAGCTTGTAGAACTCTTTCACACAACACATCAAATTTGGACTGAGAGGTGGCTAAGCTTTATATTTATGTACAGTGTTTTACATGTAATAGAGGAGGCTGTGAATCTATGTCTGCGGATATATCGATTGATTTTGGGAAAGAGGTTTTGGATAGGGTGCTAAAGAGAGGTGTTGAGGAGGGTTTGGTTAGGCTTCAGGAGAGGAGCTATGAACTGATAGTGTTTGATAATGGTGTTCTTAGAAGCTATGGCATATCCAAGGTTGTTGGCATTGGCATACAAGTCTTTGTGAATGGTTTTACAGGCTATAGCTACACATCCTCACTGTCTTTGGACAGCATTGAAAACGCTGTTGATAGGGCCATCAAAAACGCTAAGGCGTTGGCAAATGTTGCGAAGCCGCGGAGGTTTGCCGAGGTCTCTGGTGTGAAGGGCTTCTATAGAACGGGTTATGCTGAAGACCCATTTGCTGTTGATCCTTCCGACAAGATTTCGCTTGTTAGAGACCTTAACGTTGGGAGCATGAGGTTCTCCAACATCGTTTCTGCTGTCACTAGATTTGCTTGTGAAAGGGATAGGAGGGTTGTTGTTTCTAGCAGAGGTGTAGAGGTTTTTAACGAGGTTACAGCAGTTGGCTTAAGCCACATGGCTGTTGCCAGATCTGGCGAAGTTATGGAGAGAGTCTACGACCAGAAAACATTTGTTGGCGGTTACGAGCATGTTAAAAGATTTGATTGGCATGGCTTCGTGGATGAGGTGAACGATCTTGCTGTGAAGGCTTCTCAGGCCAGGGCCCCAAAGGCTGGTGTTTATAGAGCTGTTATCGACAATGAGTTGATAGGACTTATGCTCCACGAGGCCTTTGGACATGCATCTGAGGGTGACCTTGTTCTCTATAACGCATCTGTTTTGAGGGGTAGAATAGGTGAGAAGGTTGCTAGCGAGCTTGTGACCATAGTTGACGATGGTCGTGTTGATGGTGGCTACCCCGTATACTACGATGATGAAGGTGTTGAGAAGAGGCAGACAGTTGTTGTTGAAAGAGGTGTTTTGAGAAGGCACTTGAGTAGCAGGTATGTTGCTGGGGAGCTGGGAATCGAGCTGACTGGAAATGCACGTGCACAGGACATAACATTCAATGCTATTGTGAGGCAGACAAACTTTTATATGCTTCCAGGTGATGCAAAGGTTGAGGAGCTTTTCGAAGGGGTTTCCGAGGGGATATATCTGAGGGGCAGAGGGGCTATGGGGGGACAGGTAGACCCTTCGATGGGGACATTCACATTTAGTGTAGGGCCCTCATACACAATCAAAAATGGTGAGGTTGACAAGCTTGTCAGAGGTGTTACGGTATCTGGCAACATACTAGATGTTCTGAAGAGCGTTGAGATTGTTGCAAACGATCTGAAGGTTTCTACAAGCGTTTTTGGTGGTTGTGGAAAATCATCCCAGCTTGCAAGAGTTGGTGATGGAGGGCCACATGTAAGAGTGGCCAAGATTGTTGTGGGTGGTGAGTAGACATGGACTTGATAGACATGGTTGTAAATGGTGTTAGAAAAGCGGAGCAGCTAGGGGCATCGGAGGCTGAGGTGTACATCGTTAGAGAGTATTCAACGTCTATAACTGGAGATAGCAGGGGTGTGGAGTCTGTATTAAGCGGAGAATCTATAAGCGCGTTTGTGAGGGTTGTTATTGGGAAGAGGCTGTCTGTGCAAGGAGCAATGATGTCAAAGCCAAGTGACATTGAAACGCTTGTCGAAAATGCTGTTAAGATTGCTAGGGCATCTCCCGAGGACCCCAACTGGGTTTCGCTTCCAAAGAGAATCTCCTCATCGCAGATAATGGACATTGTTGATGAGAAGGTCAAAAGTCCTGATATAGAGTTCTATACACAGATTGTTAAGGAGGCTCTTGGAAAGCCTAGCGAGATAAGCAGAAATGTCTTAGTTAATCAGGCAGGGGTCTCGCTGTCGTTTAGCGAGAGGGCTATTGGGAACAGCTACAGCTCCCCCATATCCTATGAGAAAACAGATTTTGTGTTTGGCATAGAGGTTAAAGCTGTTGGAGAGGGCTCTGAGTCTAGCTTCCACAGCTACTACAACGCGCCAACCCTAAAAGAGTTTAAGATGGATAAAGTTGTTGAAGAGGCTACAAAGATCGCTTTGTCAACCCTTAAGGCGAAGCCCGTTGAAACAGGTGTCTACAAAGTTGTGTTCACCCCAAGGGTTTTCGCATCAATTCTACAAGCACTTATAGTACCTGCTGTCAGAGCTGATATGGTGCAGAAGAAGAGGTCTCCACTAGCAAACAAGCTATTCTCTGAAGTGCTATCACAACAGCTAACAGTTATAGACGATGGGGCAGCTCCAAACATGCCTGGGTCGGGGCCGTTCGACGATGAGGGTGTGGCAACGAAGAGGAAAACAGTTTTTGATAGAGGTGTTCTGAGAACATATCTATACGATACATATACAGCTAACATCGATGGCAGGGAGAGCACCGGAAATGCTAGGAGATCGGGTTCATCTAATACATTTCCAGACGCCACAAACATTATTGTGCTCCCAGGGACAGAGCCCCTAGATTCCATTATAAGAGATGTTAGAAGAGGTATAATAGTCTATGGAACCATAGGAGAGTGGCTATCGAATGCTGTTAGCGGTTTTCTCAACGCAACTGTAACACATGGTCTACTAATAGAGGGTGGCGAGATCAAACAGGCTGTTAAAGGCGTTGTCATATCTGGTGATATATACAAGATACTCAAAGACAATTTGATCGGCATTTCAAAAGAATTCGACGCAGTTTCAAACTATTTGGTGCCTGCCATAGCTGTTGACGGGGTAACCGTTGCTGGTGAGGGTAGTGGACAGCGTTTTTAGGAATGAGCTTAGAAACAGGATATGGAGAATCATGGAGGAGAGGAACATAGCTAGGTTCCCCAGACCAGTGTTCGGCAGGATACCAAATTTTGTTGGTGCGGAAGACGCTGCGCAAAGACTTGTCCAATCCGATCTATTTAAGAAGGCTGCGGTAGTCAAGGTGAATCCCGATGCTCCGCAGAAACCCGTTAGAGAAGCTGTTTTGAAAAGCAACAAAGTTTTGGTCATGCCAACACCCAGAATCTCCAGGGGTTTCCTACTTCTAGACCCCAAGAAGATAAGCCCAAACCTCTATACAGTTGCATCAACAATCCAAGGCGCTTTCAAATATGGAACATTTGTAGACCCCCAAGACCTTCCAGAGATAGATCTGATTGTTGCCGGCTCTGTTGCTGTCAGCATCTATGGCGAGAGACTTGGAAAAGGGGAGGGATACTCAGAACTCGAATACTCAATACTAAGAGAATTCGGCAAAGCCTCTGAAGAAACCCCTATAGTAACAACTGTACACGATGTACAAGTTGTTGAGCACCACATACCCCTAGCACCATGGGACTTCACAGTAGACTACATATTCACACCAACAAAAACAATGAAATGCCTGGGCGAAAAGCGAAGACCGCCCGGAATAATGTGGGAGCATCTATCAAAAGAAAAGATAGAGTCTATACCAATACTCAAAAAACTAGCACAGCAAAGAAATGCTATGGCAAGCCAACAGGTTTAGTTGTAACTGGCTTTCAAATATTTATTTTAACCACATCCAAGGCGCTTCTAATCGCCTTTCATGGACATGTTCTGCAGAATTTTGAAAGAGCCAACGAATTGGTAATTGTTGTTAGAATCGTTTAAGAGAGTCATAGAGTATCCTTTCACAGCTTGTAGAAGAATACCTATGATTAAAATGTTTTATAAGAGAGAAGAACCTCTAAATATTTGGAATGAAGTATAACAGTCGAGGCGATATGTCAGTGGGTTACAGAAAAGAACTTATACTAGCATTATTTTTATCGATTCTGTTTACCATTGCGCTCCTCTATACAATATCCGAGGTTACATTGATACTCGACAAAGTTCTCCAACGGTACTTCCCAGAAGCTTATTGGGATCCAGAGGAGAGGAACAAGATACTCAATATCCTAAGACCAATAGGCTATACCGCTTTCGTAGTAACCGTTGCTCTAATACTCTTGGGTTTTGCTTTAAAGAAAGGCTTAATATCTTTAGCAGGGTCTCTAGCCATGTACCTGCCGATCTTTGGCTACTTCGCCGGTGCCATGTTCATCCTGACGGGGTTGGGGGCTCTAAGGGCTCTATGGCTACCAATTCTTGACTACTCACCAAAGCTACTAAAACTAGGTTGTATAGTCTACCTACCCCTTACATTTGGTAGGATCAGTTTAATTTCAACATTTTTAATGTTCGTAGGCATATTCATCTTTGTCCTGGGCTCTACAACTTGGCTCTA includes the following:
- a CDS encoding TldD/PmbA family protein, whose translation is MSADISIDFGKEVLDRVLKRGVEEGLVRLQERSYELIVFDNGVLRSYGISKVVGIGIQVFVNGFTGYSYTSSLSLDSIENAVDRAIKNAKALANVAKPRRFAEVSGVKGFYRTGYAEDPFAVDPSDKISLVRDLNVGSMRFSNIVSAVTRFACERDRRVVVSSRGVEVFNEVTAVGLSHMAVARSGEVMERVYDQKTFVGGYEHVKRFDWHGFVDEVNDLAVKASQARAPKAGVYRAVIDNELIGLMLHEAFGHASEGDLVLYNASVLRGRIGEKVASELVTIVDDGRVDGGYPVYYDDEGVEKRQTVVVERGVLRRHLSSRYVAGELGIELTGNARAQDITFNAIVRQTNFYMLPGDAKVEELFEGVSEGIYLRGRGAMGGQVDPSMGTFTFSVGPSYTIKNGEVDKLVRGVTVSGNILDVLKSVEIVANDLKVSTSVFGGCGKSSQLARVGDGGPHVRVAKIVVGGE
- a CDS encoding TldD/PmbA family protein, translating into MDLIDMVVNGVRKAEQLGASEAEVYIVREYSTSITGDSRGVESVLSGESISAFVRVVIGKRLSVQGAMMSKPSDIETLVENAVKIARASPEDPNWVSLPKRISSSQIMDIVDEKVKSPDIEFYTQIVKEALGKPSEISRNVLVNQAGVSLSFSERAIGNSYSSPISYEKTDFVFGIEVKAVGEGSESSFHSYYNAPTLKEFKMDKVVEEATKIALSTLKAKPVETGVYKVVFTPRVFASILQALIVPAVRADMVQKKRSPLANKLFSEVLSQQLTVIDDGAAPNMPGSGPFDDEGVATKRKTVFDRGVLRTYLYDTYTANIDGRESTGNARRSGSSNTFPDATNIIVLPGTEPLDSIIRDVRRGIIVYGTIGEWLSNAVSGFLNATVTHGLLIEGGEIKQAVKGVVISGDIYKILKDNLIGISKEFDAVSNYLVPAIAVDGVTVAGEGSGQRF
- a CDS encoding 5-formyltetrahydrofolate cyclo-ligase, whose translation is MDSVFRNELRNRIWRIMEERNIARFPRPVFGRIPNFVGAEDAAQRLVQSDLFKKAAVVKVNPDAPQKPVREAVLKSNKVLVMPTPRISRGFLLLDPKKISPNLYTVASTIQGAFKYGTFVDPQDLPEIDLIVAGSVAVSIYGERLGKGEGYSELEYSILREFGKASEETPIVTTVHDVQVVEHHIPLAPWDFTVDYIFTPTKTMKCLGEKRRPPGIMWEHLSKEKIESIPILKKLAQQRNAMASQQV
- a CDS encoding DUF1295 domain-containing protein, which produces MGYRKELILALFLSILFTIALLYTISEVTLILDKVLQRYFPEAYWDPEERNKILNILRPIGYTAFVVTVALILLGFALKKGLISLAGSLAMYLPIFGYFAGAMFILTGLGALRALWLPILDYSPKLLKLGCIVYLPLTFGRISLISTFLMFVGIFIFVLGSTTWLYGKFKGCTVIDFWIYRYSRHPQYLGFIIWSYGLLIEVSIRGYIKGAFTTPPAIIWLISTDVVIGIAMMEEIEMVKKYGEKYEEYRRKTPFLIPLPKPLAKAVTMPMKLLGGYPPKNLKSVTLTILLYTLITIAVSWPLLVLNLC